Below is a genomic region from Longimicrobium sp..
CGACAGGGAACCCCTCGACGGCCTCGTTCTGGCCCAGATCGGCCGTGCAGTAGATGCAGGTGCGGTACACGGGCGTGCGGCGGGTGGCGGGTCAGAGCGGCGAGACCACTCCGTTGCGGATCGTCCAGCGCGGCAGGGTGTCGCCGTGGACGTGGAAGTCCGTCGGTTTGGGGGAGGTGAGGATCACCTGGCCGCCCTCCTCGCCCTCGATCCAGTCCACGATGCGTTGCGAGCGGCCAGGGTCGAGCTCGGCGAAGACGTCGTCCAGCAGGATGACGGACTCGCGGCCGCGCGTCTCGCGGATCGTCTCCGCCTCCACCATGCGCAGCGCGATGGCGGCGGTGCGCTGCTGGCCGCCCGAGCCGTATGTGCGCAGTTCCAGGAGCGTGCCATCCGCCGCGTGCGTGGCGAAGCGCAGGTCGTCTCGATGCGGGCCGGCCAGCGTCATCCCGCGGCGCTGCTCGCGCTCGGCGACGCGCTCCAGCTTTTCGCGGAACGCCGCGGCGATGGTGGCGACGGTGGGCGTATCCTCCCCCAGCTCGACGGATGGGACGAGAGCGAGCGTGCCGGGCTGCCCGCCGGCGACGCGGGCGTAGTGCGCGGCGAAGCTGGCGGCGCGGTCCGCCACCCAGCGCGCGCGCGCCTCCAGCACGCGGCTCCCGGCGGCGACCAGGGGATCGTTCCACGCCTCCACCAGCGCGGGGGGGCTCGCCTGGCGAAGCAGGGTGTTGCGCTGGAAGAGAGCTTGACGGTACCGCTGCAGCGCGCCCAGGTACCCGGGCTCC
It encodes:
- a CDS encoding DNA replication/repair protein RecF, giving the protein MHLARLHLRNYRNFAEQVLEIPPQGVAIVGDNGQGKTNLLEAVYYLEIFRSFRGAPDEQLVRFGEEVFRVEGTLRGEDGGERTLAAAFERRRRKKKVTVGGAEPERLGDALGKVGAVIFSPSDVEIVAGGPGERRRFLDIVLSLAEPGYLGALQRYRQALFQRNTLLRQASPPALVEAWNDPLVAAGSRVLEARARWVADRAASFAAHYARVAGGQPGTLALVPSVELGEDTPTVATIAAAFREKLERVAEREQRRGMTLAGPHRDDLRFATHAADGTLLELRTYGSGGQQRTAAIALRMVEAETIRETRGRESVILLDDVFAELDPGRSQRIVDWIEGEEGGQVILTSPKPTDFHVHGDTLPRWTIRNGVVSPL